The genomic interval TGGCTTTCCAATTCCTGGCGGGTCTTCATGATGGCTACCTACCTAGCGGGGGACGTCGAAGGGAAAAAAGAACGGCTGTCGGGGATCGAAAATGGTGGAGGCGATGGGGATCGAACCCACGACCCCTTCCATGCCATGGAAGTGCTCTCCCAGCTGAGCTACGCCCCCATTTCCGAAAAAAACCTCGGTCCAAAACCGAGGGGTGTAATTCTAATGAAAACGCCTAAAAAAACAAGAAGCATCGCCCAAGGGCGGAACGAATGGTGGGCGAAACAGGACTCGAACCTGTGACCCCCTGCGTGTAAAGCAGGTGCTCTAACCAACTGAGCTATTCGCCCGGGAAAAAGAACCTGAAAAAGCAAACCCCAGCGTGCTGGGCGCGCTAGGGTCGAAAGTCCGGCCGGCTGGTTGATTAGGCGCTTTTCTCCACGCTTAGGAAGAACTTGATCGCGCTCTTCTTCTCGCCGTCGATGGTCAGGTGGATGAACTCGGGCTTGAAGTGGGCATCGAGACCGTCGCCCTTGAGGAACCCGCGGGCGATGGCGATGGCCTTGACCGTGTTGTTGATGCTTTCCGGTCCCATGGCCACGATCTCCACGCTCTTACCGTCGCGGACATTGTTGGCGATGGCACCGGCCACGGTGGAGGGATTGCTTTTCGCGGCGACTTTGAGCGTCATGATCCCGACCAAGCGAGGCTCCTTACCCACGGCCGTCGCGGCCGGGAGGTTCTTATAACCTAGGGCTCAGGGCCTGTCAACCGACCCCTGTCAGCCGAGGACCACCTCAACCTCCACGATTTTTTTCGAGCGTTGGGGAGGTATGGTGTTCCCTGCGATCTTCTTTCCGTCGATGGTAATAGATGATACACCCTTGCTGACATGCCGTGGATTTTTTACCACGATCCGGTAGGTGGACCCACGGAATTTGCGGGTCACCGAGAAACGGCCCCAGTCCTTGGGGATGCAGGGGTCGATCATCAAT from bacterium carries:
- a CDS encoding stage V sporulation protein S, with translation MVGIMTLKVAAKSNPSTVAGAIANNVRDGKSVEIVAMGPESINNTVKAIAIARGFLKGDGLDAHFKPEFIHLTIDGEKKSAIKFFLSVEKSA